The Halobacterium litoreum genome includes a region encoding these proteins:
- a CDS encoding restriction endonuclease, with protein sequence MFEDMSESAFPEFLAAFWGEKGWDASVTENDDGTYLVAGDKENGNRGLIGVRPSGDTEIGASEVEDFAAFCDKKGVDVRVMATRGRFTTGARSAADAGDVHLLDPNELASSVREEGAEGLVEEYAGGGGGGGSLFGGLPGLPIPVPSGVPSGIPVVPLVAAALVVAAAVFAGPTLLGFVPFVGGGGGGGDVGPPVTAMSLVDANESAGNVTTVRWDVRVQDSVSGGNYTAPAGETFVVVQTNVTASGSPATLRPEQFVLAVNGTNQPVREFSNASRSFRSTQLPVRVSPGQSSRAVLVFTAPEGFDGATLVETYDGPGVQFVRTDLAFDVE encoded by the coding sequence ATGTTCGAGGACATGAGCGAGTCCGCGTTCCCGGAGTTCCTCGCGGCGTTCTGGGGAGAGAAGGGGTGGGACGCGTCGGTCACCGAGAACGACGACGGCACCTATCTCGTCGCCGGCGACAAGGAAAACGGGAACCGCGGCCTCATCGGCGTGCGGCCGAGCGGCGACACCGAAATCGGCGCGTCGGAGGTCGAGGACTTCGCGGCGTTCTGCGACAAGAAGGGCGTCGACGTGCGCGTGATGGCGACCCGCGGCCGGTTCACCACCGGCGCGCGGAGCGCGGCTGACGCGGGCGACGTCCACTTGCTCGACCCGAACGAGTTGGCGTCGTCGGTGCGCGAGGAGGGCGCCGAAGGCCTCGTCGAGGAGTACGCCGGCGGCGGCGGTGGTGGCGGGTCGCTGTTCGGCGGGCTGCCGGGGCTCCCGATACCGGTGCCGTCGGGGGTGCCGAGCGGGATTCCGGTGGTGCCGCTGGTGGCGGCGGCGCTCGTCGTCGCGGCGGCGGTGTTCGCGGGACCGACGCTGCTCGGGTTCGTGCCGTTCGTCGGTGGCGGCGGCGGTGGCGGCGACGTCGGCCCGCCGGTGACGGCGATGTCGCTCGTCGACGCGAACGAGAGTGCGGGGAACGTGACGACGGTGCGGTGGGACGTCCGCGTCCAGGACAGCGTGAGCGGCGGGAACTACACGGCGCCCGCGGGCGAGACGTTCGTGGTGGTGCAGACGAACGTGACGGCGTCCGGGTCGCCGGCGACGCTGAGGCCGGAGCAGTTCGTGTTGGCGGTGAACGGGACGAACCAGCCGGTTCGTGAGTTCTCGAACGCGAGTCGTTCGTTCCGGAGCACGCAGTTGCCGGTTCGGGTGTCGCCGGGGCAGTCGTCGCGGGCGGTGCTGGTGTTCACGGCGCCCGAGGGCTTCGACGGCGCGACGCTCGTGGAGACGTACGACGGGCCGGGCGTGCAGTTCGTGCGCACCGACCTCGCGTTCGACGTGGAGTAG
- a CDS encoding 50S ribosomal protein L15e, whose translation MARSFYSHIKEAWRDPDDGKLAELQWQRKQDWRKQGAIERIDHPTRLDKARELGYKAKQGVVVARVSVRKGTARKSRFKAGRRTKRQGVNRIGRAKNLQRISEERASRKYVNLRVLNSYWVGEDGSQKWFEVIMLDPEHGAIQNDDELNWICDDSQTNRAFRGKTSAGQRSRGLQNRGTGSEKVRPSTNAGKRRKS comes from the coding sequence ATGGCACGAAGCTTCTACTCCCACATCAAGGAAGCCTGGCGGGACCCGGACGACGGGAAACTCGCCGAGCTCCAGTGGCAGCGCAAGCAGGACTGGCGAAAGCAGGGCGCCATCGAGCGCATCGACCACCCGACGCGCCTGGACAAGGCCCGCGAACTCGGTTACAAGGCCAAGCAGGGCGTCGTCGTGGCGCGCGTCAGCGTGCGGAAGGGCACCGCCCGGAAGTCCCGGTTCAAGGCGGGCCGCCGCACGAAGCGACAGGGCGTCAACCGCATCGGTCGCGCGAAGAACCTCCAGCGCATCTCGGAGGAGCGCGCGTCCCGGAAGTACGTGAACCTCCGCGTGCTGAACTCCTACTGGGTCGGTGAGGACGGCTCCCAGAAGTGGTTCGAAGTCATCATGCTGGACCCGGAGCACGGCGCCATCCAGAACGACGACGAACTGAACTGGATCTGCGACGACTCCCAGACGAACCGCGCGTTCCGCGGGAAGACGAGCGCTGGCCAGCGCTCCCGCGGCCTGCAGAACCGAGGGACCGGTTCCGAGAAGGTCCGCCCGTCCACGAACGCGGGCAAGCGCCGCAAGTCGTAG